Genomic segment of Vicinamibacteria bacterium:
TCCCGCGGCTCGACCACGAGGAAGTTGGCATCGTAGGTGAGCACGCCGAGGTAGATGGCGCCGATGAGCCGGTTCATGCCCACGGTGTAGTATTGTCCATCAGCCATGGGATTGGGTAGCAGGGGGTCGGCAATCCGGACGCTTTGAGTCGAGGGTTCGTATCCACAGACGACTACGAAATGTCCCGAGG
This window contains:
- a CDS encoding peptidase-C39 like family protein; this encodes SGHFVVVCGYEPSTQSVRIADPLLPNPMADGQYYTVGMNRLIGAIYLGVLTYDANFLVVEPRERTR